The genomic DNA ACATTCTCTTTGGCTTCGGCAACCAGTGCGGCATTTACCTGATAAGGCGGGAATACAGCCTGGCGCTTTTTAGTCTCTTCTTCCTGACCCATGCTCGTCCAGGTATCGGTGTAGATCACATCCGCATTTTTAACGGCCTCATGTGGATCGTTGAGTACAGTTATCGAACTGCTATTTTCTGCGGCGAATTTTTTGCCCCGTTCTAACCCTGCAGCGGGCATTTCATAACCTTTGGGTGTGGCAACGGTGAAATTCGCACCGAGTTTGGCGCAGACATGCAATAGGGAGACCGCCACATTATTCCCGTCACCGACGTAGGTGATATTGAGACCTTTCATAGCCCCATATTCTTCATAAATCGTGAGGGCGTCTGCCATTCCCTGGCAGGGGTGATTGTAATCGCTCAGACCGTTGATAATTGGAATGCTAGCCCATTTTGCCAGTTCTTCAACATGGGCATGATCAAAAACACGCGCCATGATAATGTCGACATAGCCAGAGAGTACGCGGGCAACATCGGCGATGGATTCGCGTTTTCCAAGTCCGATCTCAGCAGGTGAAAGATAGAGCGCATCGCCTCCTAGATGGCGCATCGCCATATCAAATGAAACGCGCGTGCGTAAACTGGGTTTTTGGAATACCATGGCGAGAACCTTATTCTTGAAAATAGGTTTATTGCCTCCATCTTTCCACTCTGTTTTGAGTGAAACAGCCAGGTCGAGTAATTCGTGCAATTCTTTTGCAGAATAATCGGCTATTGCGATGAAATCTTTCATGACAGAAACCTCCGAAACAAATTTATTCGTAACTTAGGGAAAAAATAATTGTGATGAAGAAACTCTTGAAGCGAGATCTTGAGAAGTATATCACGAT from Chloroflexota bacterium includes the following:
- the argF gene encoding ornithine carbamoyltransferase; translation: MKDFIAIADYSAKELHELLDLAVSLKTEWKDGGNKPIFKNKVLAMVFQKPSLRTRVSFDMAMRHLGGDALYLSPAEIGLGKRESIADVARVLSGYVDIIMARVFDHAHVEELAKWASIPIINGLSDYNHPCQGMADALTIYEEYGAMKGLNITYVGDGNNVAVSLLHVCAKLGANFTVATPKGYEMPAAGLERGKKFAAENSSSITVLNDPHEAVKNADVIYTDTWTSMGQEEETKKRQAVFPPYQVNAALVAEAKENVILMHCLPAHRGEEITDKVADGTHSRLFPQAHNRLHAQKAILVKLVQ